From the genome of Clostridium sp. BNL1100, one region includes:
- a CDS encoding PadR family transcriptional regulator, with amino-acid sequence MKNSKTKYAVLGVISLLGPMSGYDIKKFCDKSISFFWNENFGHLYPVLAQLESDGLILRSHSEEDTRKKLYIITDEGRKELKSWLIEPVEYQPERSELLLKLSFGNEMQLKDTICMLVAAKARNQLKYDQLNSIYEYYLNNDDAKKKPQYPYWLITLRYGITSLEASLKWFNEALEFLNKYEGRI; translated from the coding sequence ATGAAAAACAGCAAGACCAAATATGCAGTGTTAGGAGTAATAAGTCTTTTAGGTCCGATGTCAGGCTATGATATAAAGAAATTTTGCGATAAATCTATTTCATTTTTTTGGAATGAGAATTTCGGACATTTATATCCTGTACTGGCACAGTTGGAGTCTGATGGACTGATATTGAGAAGCCATTCAGAAGAAGATACGAGAAAAAAGTTGTACATCATTACGGATGAGGGCCGTAAAGAATTGAAGTCCTGGCTTATTGAGCCGGTTGAATATCAGCCTGAAAGGTCGGAGCTGTTATTGAAGTTGTCCTTTGGAAATGAGATGCAGCTAAAAGATACTATTTGCATGTTGGTAGCTGCCAAAGCAAGAAACCAGTTAAAGTATGACCAACTAAACAGCATATACGAATATTATCTGAATAATGATGATGCAAAGAAAAAGCCCCAGTATCCATACTGGCTTATTACCCTCAGATACGGAATAACTTCTTTGGAGGCATCTTTAAAATGGTTTAATGAAGCTTTAGAGTTTTTGAATAAATATGAAGGGAGAATATAA
- the thrS gene encoding threonine--tRNA ligase, with the protein MIKITLKDGSNKEYQNGITIKEVAESISAGLARAALAGEVDGKVKELDFKLENDCSLSLLTFSDEGGRLAYRHTASHVLAQAVKRLFPNVKLAIGPAIENGFYYDFDTEKNFAPEDLAKLEKEMEKIIKEDIPLERFALPREEAIKFMEDKGEPYKVELIKDLPEGEEISFYKQGDFVDLCAGPHLMSTGKLKAVKLMSAAGAYWRGNEKNKMLQRIYGTAFPKKSELEEYVTKLEEAKKRDHNKLGRELELFTTVEEVGQGLPLLMPKGARIVQTLQRFVEDEEERRGYVLTKTPFMAKSDLYKLSGHWQHYKDGMFLLGDEEKDEEVMALRPMTCPFQFMIYNTKLHSYRDLPIRYGETSTLFRNEASGEMHGLIRVRQFTISEGHLVCTPEQLEDEFKGVVDLIKFMMETLGIQEDVTYRFSKWDPKNKEKYIGNEEDWENVQGQMRTILDHLKIDYKEAEGEAAFYGPKLDIQCKNVHGKEDTIITVQVDFALAERLSMVYVDKNNEKKHPYIIHRTSIGCYERTLAMLIEKYAGAFPTWLCPVQAKILPLVDKHHDFAQKVAQMLRDRGVKVEVDTRNEKIGYKIREAQMEKIPYMLVIGDKEMENDAVSVRSRKDGDLGAMSAEQFVDKIVEEIRTRAK; encoded by the coding sequence ATGATTAAGATTACATTAAAGGACGGAAGCAATAAGGAATACCAGAACGGTATTACAATCAAGGAAGTTGCTGAAAGCATCAGTGCAGGACTTGCAAGGGCAGCTCTCGCAGGGGAAGTTGACGGAAAGGTAAAGGAACTTGATTTTAAACTTGAAAATGACTGTTCACTTAGCCTTTTAACTTTTTCAGATGAAGGCGGAAGACTTGCATACAGACACACCGCATCACATGTTCTTGCACAAGCTGTAAAAAGGTTGTTCCCAAATGTTAAACTTGCAATAGGCCCGGCTATAGAAAACGGCTTCTATTATGACTTTGATACTGAAAAGAACTTTGCACCCGAGGATTTGGCAAAGCTTGAAAAGGAAATGGAGAAAATCATAAAGGAAGATATTCCTCTGGAAAGATTTGCATTGCCTAGGGAAGAGGCAATCAAATTTATGGAAGACAAGGGTGAACCCTATAAGGTTGAGCTGATAAAGGATTTACCCGAAGGCGAAGAAATATCCTTCTACAAACAGGGGGACTTTGTTGATCTTTGTGCCGGTCCTCATCTTATGTCGACCGGAAAGCTCAAGGCTGTAAAACTTATGAGTGCTGCAGGTGCATATTGGAGAGGCAATGAAAAAAACAAGATGCTCCAGAGAATTTATGGTACCGCCTTCCCTAAAAAGAGTGAATTAGAAGAATATGTAACTAAACTTGAAGAGGCAAAGAAAAGAGACCATAACAAACTGGGCAGAGAACTTGAACTGTTCACAACTGTTGAAGAAGTTGGACAGGGCCTTCCTTTACTTATGCCAAAAGGAGCTAGAATTGTTCAGACCTTGCAAAGATTTGTAGAGGATGAAGAAGAGAGAAGAGGCTATGTGCTGACAAAAACTCCATTTATGGCAAAGAGCGACTTATATAAGCTATCAGGACACTGGCAGCACTATAAGGATGGAATGTTCCTGCTGGGAGATGAGGAAAAGGACGAAGAAGTGATGGCATTAAGGCCTATGACCTGTCCTTTCCAGTTTATGATATACAACACAAAGCTTCACAGCTACCGTGATTTGCCTATAAGATATGGTGAAACTTCTACCTTGTTCAGAAACGAGGCATCCGGGGAAATGCACGGCCTTATACGTGTCCGTCAGTTTACAATTTCAGAGGGACATTTGGTTTGTACTCCTGAACAGCTCGAAGATGAGTTCAAGGGGGTAGTTGACCTGATTAAATTTATGATGGAAACTTTGGGAATACAGGAGGACGTAACTTACAGATTCTCAAAATGGGATCCTAAGAACAAGGAAAAATATATCGGAAACGAAGAAGACTGGGAAAATGTTCAGGGCCAGATGAGAACTATTTTGGACCACTTGAAAATAGATTATAAGGAAGCAGAAGGTGAAGCAGCCTTCTACGGACCAAAACTTGATATCCAGTGCAAGAATGTACACGGAAAGGAAGACACCATTATTACAGTACAGGTTGACTTTGCCCTTGCCGAAAGACTTAGCATGGTTTACGTAGATAAAAATAATGAAAAGAAACATCCATATATAATTCACAGAACATCAATAGGTTGTTATGAAAGAACTCTTGCAATGCTTATTGAAAAATACGCAGGAGCGTTCCCAACTTGGTTATGTCCTGTTCAGGCAAAAATTCTTCCTTTGGTTGACAAGCATCATGATTTTGCACAGAAGGTTGCACAAATGCTCAGAGACAGGGGAGTAAAGGTTGAAGTTGATACAAGAAATGAGAAGATTGGTTATAAGATAAGAGAAGCTCAGATGGAAAAAATACCTTACATGCTTGTAATAGGCGACAAGGAAATGGAAAACGATGCTGTTTCTGTACGTTCCAGAAAAGACGGCGATCTTGGAGCAATGTCTGCAGAACAGTTTGTTGACAAGATAGTTGAAGAAATCAGAACCCGTGCGAAATAA
- a CDS encoding S-layer homology domain-containing protein, which yields MKKRITGNLLKTVTAILIAGNMVFGSATVQAAEVSDLNKSSTYAREAIQWMANNNIISGDKQGNFNPRQSITRAELLTLLVKALDIDTSNLPSTATFSDVPTSHWAFKYVEAANRAGITSGTGSGKFGISSLTTREQVTTMLLNYLSVSKEAIIAEQGLDDLLKFKDAGKMSDWAKASIKFAVSNNIMSGVSADSFSPSGKATKEQIAVILYKFLNSKESIEQNAAALKKVVVTYNDDLIKLQTPVKVIENDIMIPVEVFSKTGAKVDFDSQIGIIAIKSLTAQDKNIYMNIGSKSAYVNYTGSGNPISDPSAQDKLVTLNNAPEQIDGVALVPAKAVVDALGLTMEWNNKVNLLKIKDSTIPKNPQLYNAMKSMLDYKGEYSTELIINMKENSLNMNIGMNMSINGAINGNNSTSNSKFTMSFDGEQEDIMDYQTINIGDKIYVKNPETDSWNTYTRSQAEEEGILYTDFESDRNEMLRLLDVYGKMNISNEGKTILNGEEVSKYQVRLNMELLQGLLSADMLEYGLGLEDIYNNGLDTKMFVYVNSQGQLVKQAIVIYGSIDMDGSTGEINMTANSMYTNIGKEIEIVSPIK from the coding sequence ATGAAAAAAAGAATAACAGGTAATTTACTTAAAACAGTAACTGCGATTTTGATTGCAGGGAACATGGTTTTTGGCTCAGCTACTGTTCAGGCGGCTGAGGTAAGTGATTTGAACAAAAGTTCAACGTATGCCAGAGAAGCTATTCAATGGATGGCAAACAACAATATCATTAGTGGGGATAAGCAAGGCAACTTTAATCCACGTCAAAGCATAACAAGAGCTGAACTTTTAACGCTACTGGTAAAGGCTCTGGACATTGATACTTCAAACCTCCCTTCAACAGCTACTTTTTCGGATGTACCTACAAGCCATTGGGCCTTCAAATATGTTGAAGCTGCCAACAGGGCTGGTATAACCAGTGGTACAGGAAGCGGTAAGTTCGGCATTAGTAGCCTGACTACACGGGAACAGGTTACAACAATGCTTTTAAACTATCTTTCAGTATCAAAGGAAGCTATTATCGCAGAGCAGGGTTTGGATGATCTTTTAAAATTCAAAGATGCCGGAAAGATGTCTGATTGGGCAAAGGCATCAATCAAGTTTGCTGTTTCCAATAATATTATGAGCGGAGTAAGTGCTGATTCATTTTCACCGTCAGGAAAAGCGACAAAAGAACAAATAGCTGTTATATTATACAAGTTTTTAAATTCCAAGGAAAGTATTGAGCAAAATGCAGCAGCTCTAAAAAAAGTAGTTGTTACTTACAACGATGACTTAATTAAACTTCAAACACCTGTTAAGGTTATTGAAAATGACATAATGATTCCGGTTGAGGTTTTTTCAAAAACAGGGGCTAAGGTTGATTTTGATAGTCAGATAGGCATAATAGCCATTAAAAGCTTAACAGCTCAGGATAAAAATATCTATATGAATATAGGTAGTAAATCAGCTTATGTTAACTATACTGGTAGCGGCAACCCAATCTCAGACCCATCTGCTCAGGATAAACTGGTTACCCTAAATAATGCGCCTGAACAAATTGATGGGGTAGCTCTTGTTCCTGCAAAGGCAGTAGTGGATGCACTTGGTTTAACAATGGAATGGAACAATAAAGTCAACCTGTTGAAAATTAAGGATAGTACTATTCCTAAGAATCCACAGTTGTACAATGCAATGAAGAGTATGCTGGATTACAAGGGTGAATATAGTACAGAATTAATAATAAACATGAAAGAAAACAGCTTGAATATGAATATTGGAATGAATATGTCCATAAATGGAGCGATAAACGGGAATAATTCAACGTCAAACTCCAAATTTACAATGTCATTTGACGGGGAACAGGAAGACATAATGGATTATCAAACCATAAATATCGGAGACAAGATATATGTAAAAAATCCAGAGACAGATTCATGGAACACATACACCAGAAGTCAGGCTGAAGAAGAAGGTATCCTGTATACTGATTTTGAGTCTGATAGAAATGAAATGCTGCGGTTATTGGATGTTTACGGAAAAATGAACATATCTAATGAGGGAAAAACAATACTCAATGGAGAAGAAGTTTCAAAGTATCAGGTAAGGCTAAATATGGAATTACTGCAGGGATTGTTATCAGCAGATATGCTGGAATATGGCTTAGGACTTGAAGATATATACAACAATGGCCTTGATACAAAAATGTTTGTATATGTTAATTCTCAAGGGCAGCTGGTAAAGCAGGCGATTGTTATATATGGATCCATTGATATGGATGGTTCAACAGGGGAAATTAATATGACAGCCAATAGCATGTATACAAATATCGGAAAAGAAATAGAGATTGTAAGTCCCATAAAATAA
- the thrS gene encoding threonine--tRNA ligase: MIKITLKDGIVKEYQEGITVREIAESISAGLARAALAGEVDGKVTELDFKLESDCRLNLLTFEDEGGRFAYRHTASHVLAQAVKRLYPNAKLAIGPAIDTGFYYDFEREKPFSLEELDSIEKEMEKIIKEDLKLERFVLPRNEAIKFMEEKEEPYKVELIKDLPEGEEISFYKQGDFTDLCAGPHLSGTGKLKAVKLLSVAGAYWRGNEKNKMLQRIYGTAFPKRSQLDEYLFRIEEAKKRDHRKLGRELDLFDILDEGPGFPFFMPKGMVLRNLLEDFWRSEHKKGGYQEIKTPVILNKELWLRSGHWDTYKENMYTVDIDEQEYAIKPMNCPGGILAFKRKLHSYRDLPQRMGELGLVHRHELSGALHGLMRVRCFTQDDAHIFMTPEQITDEIVGVINLIDDFYKVFGFKYNVELSTRPENSIGSDEMWELSTQGLKKALDLKGIKYTVNEGDGAFYGPKIDFHLEDSIGRTWQCGTIQLDMNLPERFDLSYIGPDGEKHRPVMIHRVVFGSIERFIAILTEHFAGAFPTWLSPVQVKILPLVDKHHDYAYEVKKLLEAENVRVEVDVRNEKIGYKIREAQIEKTPYMLVIGDKELEGRLVSVRSRKEGDLGTILPEQFAEKISNEIKNKLK, translated from the coding sequence ATGATAAAAATTACCTTGAAAGACGGTATTGTAAAAGAATATCAGGAAGGTATAACAGTCCGTGAAATTGCAGAAAGCATAAGTGCGGGATTGGCCAGAGCAGCATTGGCCGGAGAAGTTGACGGTAAGGTAACGGAGCTTGATTTTAAACTGGAGAGTGATTGCAGGTTAAATCTTTTAACTTTCGAAGATGAAGGCGGAAGGTTTGCATACAGACATACCGCTTCCCATGTATTGGCCCAGGCTGTAAAAAGACTGTACCCGAATGCCAAGCTGGCAATAGGGCCTGCAATAGATACCGGATTTTATTATGACTTTGAAAGGGAAAAACCATTTTCGTTAGAGGAACTTGATAGCATTGAAAAGGAAATGGAAAAGATAATAAAAGAGGACTTAAAGCTGGAGAGGTTTGTTCTTCCAAGGAACGAGGCAATAAAGTTCATGGAGGAGAAGGAAGAACCCTATAAGGTCGAACTTATAAAGGACCTTCCGGAAGGAGAAGAAATATCCTTTTACAAACAGGGTGATTTTACAGACCTTTGTGCAGGGCCTCATTTATCCGGGACAGGTAAATTAAAAGCCGTAAAATTGCTTTCTGTTGCAGGTGCCTATTGGAGAGGCAATGAGAAGAATAAAATGCTTCAGAGAATATATGGTACAGCCTTCCCCAAGAGAAGCCAGCTGGATGAATACCTTTTCAGAATTGAAGAGGCAAAAAAGCGTGACCATAGAAAGCTGGGAAGGGAGCTGGATTTATTCGATATATTGGACGAAGGCCCTGGCTTCCCGTTTTTTATGCCAAAAGGTATGGTTCTTCGCAATCTTCTTGAGGATTTCTGGAGATCGGAACACAAAAAAGGCGGATATCAGGAGATTAAAACACCTGTTATCCTGAACAAGGAGCTCTGGCTGAGATCAGGACACTGGGACACTTATAAAGAGAATATGTATACTGTTGATATTGATGAACAGGAATATGCCATAAAACCCATGAATTGTCCTGGAGGAATTCTTGCATTTAAACGTAAACTACATTCTTACAGGGACTTGCCTCAAAGAATGGGAGAACTGGGTCTAGTACACAGGCATGAGCTTTCAGGGGCACTTCACGGATTGATGAGAGTAAGGTGCTTTACACAGGATGATGCACACATTTTTATGACACCTGAGCAGATAACTGATGAAATTGTTGGCGTTATAAATTTAATTGATGATTTCTATAAAGTTTTTGGATTTAAATACAATGTAGAATTATCTACAAGACCCGAAAACTCAATTGGCTCGGATGAAATGTGGGAATTATCTACACAGGGACTTAAAAAAGCATTGGATTTAAAAGGAATTAAGTACACTGTAAATGAGGGAGACGGTGCATTTTACGGGCCGAAGATAGATTTCCATCTGGAGGATTCGATTGGACGTACATGGCAATGCGGAACCATTCAGTTGGATATGAACCTGCCGGAACGATTCGACCTCAGTTATATTGGCCCAGACGGTGAAAAGCACAGACCTGTAATGATTCACAGGGTTGTTTTCGGTAGCATAGAAAGATTTATAGCCATACTAACAGAACATTTTGCAGGTGCGTTTCCAACGTGGCTGAGTCCTGTTCAGGTTAAAATTCTTCCTCTGGTTGACAAGCATCACGATTATGCCTATGAAGTTAAAAAGCTTCTGGAAGCTGAAAATGTTAGGGTAGAGGTAGATGTCAGAAATGAGAAGATAGGTTATAAGATTCGTGAGGCCCAGATAGAAAAGACTCCTTATATGCTTGTAATCGGTGACAAGGAGCTGGAGGGCAGACTGGTTTCTGTCAGATCAAGAAAAGAGGGTGATTTAGGGACTATTTTACCTGAACAGTTTGCAGAGAAAATATCGAATGAAATAAAAAATAAGCTGAAATAA
- a CDS encoding DUF1449 family protein — MYHFYTTVFLVGVFYTIISLIISGISGVFHSNGDFGGSHMHGHGGDSGHIPGHVHADGGSVDGNHSVHGSHSGDVTDMSNSILSWVGLLFNPLVAVSFLTVFGGIGITSTKFLSWNWVVVLIVALGSGIIISTILYNLVAKPLYRSENSSGVSREELLGIQAEVTTDIMENGFGTIKYTVNSIKYTAPARHVENKLVKQGEKVFICKIENNTFYISELSKVIV; from the coding sequence ATGTATCACTTTTATACAACGGTTTTTTTGGTAGGAGTTTTTTACACCATTATTTCTTTAATTATAAGTGGTATATCAGGAGTCTTTCATTCAAACGGGGACTTTGGGGGCTCTCATATGCACGGACATGGCGGAGACAGCGGGCATATACCGGGACATGTTCATGCCGATGGGGGAAGTGTTGATGGAAATCATTCGGTTCATGGGTCTCACAGCGGTGACGTGACTGATATGTCGAACAGCATTCTTTCTTGGGTAGGACTGTTATTCAATCCGTTGGTAGCAGTTTCTTTCCTGACAGTGTTTGGAGGGATAGGAATTACCAGTACTAAATTCTTGAGCTGGAATTGGGTTGTTGTTTTAATAGTTGCATTAGGTTCCGGCATAATTATTTCAACAATTTTATATAACTTAGTAGCAAAGCCCCTTTACAGGAGTGAAAATTCTTCTGGCGTTTCCAGAGAAGAACTTTTGGGAATTCAGGCAGAGGTGACAACCGATATTATGGAAAATGGTTTTGGTACTATCAAGTACACTGTTAATTCAATCAAGTATACTGCACCTGCAAGACATGTTGAAAATAAACTCGTAAAGCAAGGTGAAAAGGTATTTATATGTAAGATAGAGAATAATACTTTCTATATTAGTGAGTTGTCAAAAGTAATAGTTTAG
- a CDS encoding SPFH domain-containing protein, which produces MFDSIYFVPGVIIAVVFILILTFVSMYKKVPQDKALVVTGFRGRRVITGGGGIVVPMLERTDIISLENMQIDIRIDGALTSQGVGIVADGVAVVKVKSDKESILSAAEQFNTSKGLDYMLGIIAKTTQQVLEGKLREIVSKMTVEEIYKDRETFASHVQGVAATELQNMGLELKVLTIKDIADKNGYLEALGKPRIAEVKRDAQIAEANATKETKVKTAEANREGEAARIQAETQIAEANKDKELKVQSYNKDQQTAKAEADLAYDIKANIVKKEVAETAMQVEIVKKQKEIELAEQEAMRREKELEATVKKQADAENYQATKVADANKYREVAAAEARSRAIEMEGEAKAKAKRAEGMAEVEIIKAKGEAEALAMAKKAEAFKMYNDAAVTQMIIEKLPEIANAVASPLSKTEKIVIVDNGGQGKGASKVTGYVTDIISQLPETVEALTGMNVLDFLKKNTVQTQNENVVEDAE; this is translated from the coding sequence ATGTTTGATTCAATTTATTTTGTGCCGGGAGTAATCATAGCTGTAGTATTTATATTGATTCTTACCTTTGTTTCAATGTACAAGAAGGTACCTCAGGACAAAGCTTTGGTAGTAACCGGGTTCAGAGGTAGGAGAGTTATAACCGGCGGTGGCGGTATTGTTGTGCCGATGCTTGAAAGAACAGACATCATTTCACTGGAAAACATGCAGATAGATATAAGAATTGATGGGGCATTAACTTCTCAGGGAGTTGGCATAGTAGCTGATGGAGTTGCGGTAGTAAAAGTTAAATCCGATAAGGAGTCCATCCTGTCGGCTGCTGAGCAGTTCAATACTTCAAAGGGTCTTGACTACATGCTTGGAATAATAGCAAAAACTACTCAGCAGGTTCTGGAAGGTAAGCTCCGTGAAATAGTTTCAAAAATGACAGTAGAAGAAATTTATAAAGACAGAGAAACCTTTGCATCACACGTTCAGGGTGTTGCAGCAACAGAGCTGCAAAACATGGGTCTTGAATTAAAGGTTCTTACAATCAAAGATATAGCAGATAAAAACGGCTATCTTGAAGCTCTTGGAAAACCGAGAATCGCTGAAGTAAAAAGAGATGCTCAGATAGCAGAAGCAAATGCAACAAAGGAAACCAAGGTTAAAACTGCTGAGGCTAACAGAGAGGGTGAAGCAGCAAGAATTCAAGCTGAAACTCAGATAGCTGAGGCAAACAAGGATAAGGAACTGAAGGTTCAGTCCTATAACAAGGATCAGCAGACAGCTAAGGCTGAAGCTGACCTGGCATACGATATTAAAGCCAATATCGTTAAGAAGGAAGTTGCTGAAACTGCAATGCAGGTAGAAATAGTTAAGAAACAGAAGGAAATTGAACTTGCAGAACAGGAAGCAATGAGAAGAGAAAAGGAACTGGAAGCTACTGTAAAGAAACAGGCAGATGCTGAAAACTATCAGGCAACAAAGGTAGCTGATGCCAACAAGTACAGAGAAGTTGCAGCTGCGGAAGCAAGATCACGTGCTATTGAGATGGAAGGTGAAGCCAAAGCTAAAGCTAAGAGAGCCGAAGGTATGGCAGAAGTTGAAATCATCAAAGCAAAAGGTGAAGCGGAAGCTCTTGCAATGGCGAAAAAGGCTGAAGCCTTTAAAATGTACAATGATGCGGCCGTTACACAGATGATTATAGAAAAACTTCCTGAAATAGCAAATGCAGTAGCTAGTCCGCTTTCAAAGACAGAGAAGATAGTTATAGTAGACAATGGCGGACAAGGAAAAGGTGCATCAAAGGTAACTGGATATGTAACAGATATAATATCTCAATTACCTGAAACCGTAGAAGCACTTACTGGAATGAACGTACTGGATTTCCTTAAAAAGAATACCGTTCAGACCCAGAATGAAAATGTAGTGGAAGACGCAGAATAG
- a CDS encoding GAF domain-containing protein has product MQNNNINNMYPADKKEMYKLLASQMKALLEGETNTIANLANASALMNDALDGINWVGFYLMDNGELVLGPFQGKIACVRIAVGRGVCGTAVKENTTQLVMDVHSFPGHIACDSASNSELVVPLRHQGEVVGVLDIDSPQIGRFDKIDADELEKIARIIEESCQWNSK; this is encoded by the coding sequence ATGCAAAACAATAATATTAACAATATGTATCCCGCTGATAAGAAAGAAATGTATAAGCTTTTAGCTTCACAAATGAAAGCACTTCTTGAGGGAGAAACAAACACTATAGCAAACTTGGCCAATGCTTCAGCTTTAATGAATGATGCGCTGGATGGAATTAACTGGGTAGGTTTTTACCTTATGGATAACGGAGAGCTTGTACTGGGCCCGTTTCAGGGAAAGATAGCATGTGTGCGTATCGCTGTAGGAAGGGGTGTTTGCGGTACGGCAGTGAAGGAAAATACAACTCAATTGGTTATGGATGTTCACAGTTTTCCGGGACATATTGCTTGCGACAGTGCATCCAATTCCGAGCTTGTAGTGCCCCTTCGCCACCAAGGAGAAGTAGTAGGAGTGCTGGATATTGATAGTCCGCAAATAGGCAGATTTGACAAGATAGATGCCGACGAACTTGAAAAAATAGCACGAATTATTGAGGAATCCTGCCAATGGAACAGTAAATAA
- a CDS encoding helix-hairpin-helix domain-containing protein gives MEISVFGKKIFLSKIHAVCIIAVLVLGAGILGFILKQVYHPLEIPMVEEKNTAIVSKEAEPSEEQTEEEKVPDIKVYVTGCVNKPGVVIIKKGQIIEDAIKNAGGATKQADLDNINLAYPLNENTMLRIKAKGTAKAASTGKTGNQPQSVKATGGNPLNSGVDVIIDSLGADVGEKESNSSDESKAKLLNINKASQAELEELPNVGPSTAKAIIEYREQNGGFVKLTDIMKITGIKQKTFDKIKNYICID, from the coding sequence ATGGAGATATCTGTTTTTGGCAAAAAGATATTTTTAAGTAAAATTCATGCAGTATGTATTATTGCAGTTCTGGTATTAGGTGCAGGTATATTAGGTTTTATTCTAAAGCAGGTTTATCATCCACTTGAAATACCAATGGTTGAAGAAAAAAACACCGCAATTGTATCAAAGGAGGCGGAGCCTTCAGAAGAACAGACCGAGGAGGAAAAAGTACCAGATATCAAAGTCTATGTTACAGGTTGTGTAAACAAACCGGGAGTAGTAATAATAAAAAAGGGACAGATTATTGAAGATGCCATAAAAAACGCCGGTGGTGCCACCAAACAAGCTGATCTTGATAATATAAACCTGGCGTACCCTTTAAATGAAAATACTATGTTAAGAATCAAAGCCAAGGGAACGGCAAAAGCAGCAAGCACGGGAAAGACAGGTAATCAGCCTCAATCAGTAAAAGCTACGGGTGGCAATCCCTTAAACAGTGGTGTTGATGTTATAATTGACAGCTTGGGAGCTGATGTGGGGGAGAAAGAGAGCAATTCATCGGATGAATCAAAAGCTAAGCTTCTGAATATCAACAAAGCCTCTCAGGCAGAGCTTGAAGAGCTGCCAAATGTAGGCCCGTCAACTGCAAAAGCTATCATAGAATACAGGGAGCAAAACGGTGGTTTTGTAAAACTAACCGACATTATGAAAATAACGGGAATTAAACAAAAGACATTTGATAAAATAAAAAACTACATATGTATCGACTGA
- a CDS encoding MBL fold metallo-hydrolase has protein sequence MKISEGLAMLELKSNVPNVEGVMYPVIVWDENELVLIDTGLPGQESSILDLIEKEGVSPQRMTKVIITHHDMDHIGSLAEIVKTAESISGKKVEVLSHEIEKPYIQGELMPLKFTKEKIDSLKKQMEELPPEKRLKYQSLFSSNKPKVTKTLVDKQELPYCGGITIIHTPGHTLGHVCVYLNRYKTLLAGDGLNFLKLPDGEPKLTGPNPQFTYNMDEAVKSLKKILDYDIQKIVCYHCGLIQNNLGEQINQILD, from the coding sequence ATGAAAATATCAGAAGGATTGGCAATGCTGGAATTGAAGTCAAATGTACCCAATGTTGAGGGCGTAATGTATCCCGTAATCGTATGGGATGAAAATGAGCTTGTACTTATAGATACCGGCTTACCTGGGCAGGAAAGTAGCATTTTAGACCTTATAGAAAAAGAAGGAGTTTCTCCTCAAAGAATGACAAAAGTCATAATCACGCATCACGATATGGATCACATCGGCAGCCTTGCAGAAATAGTCAAGACTGCAGAGAGCATAAGCGGTAAAAAAGTCGAAGTTTTATCCCATGAAATTGAAAAACCCTATATTCAAGGAGAGTTAATGCCTTTAAAGTTCACCAAGGAAAAGATAGATTCACTAAAAAAGCAAATGGAGGAGCTGCCTCCTGAAAAACGCTTAAAATATCAAAGTTTGTTTTCCTCCAATAAACCTAAAGTAACAAAAACACTGGTCGATAAGCAAGAGCTTCCTTATTGTGGAGGTATAACAATAATACATACTCCGGGACATACATTAGGACATGTTTGTGTTTACCTGAACAGGTACAAAACGCTTTTAGCTGGAGATGGTTTGAATTTTCTAAAACTTCCGGATGGCGAACCGAAGCTTACAGGGCCTAACCCTCAATTTACGTATAATATGGATGAAGCTGTAAAATCGCTAAAAAAAATCTTGGATTACGACATACAGAAAATAGTTTGTTATCACTGCGGTTTGATTCAAAATAATTTAGGCGAACAAATAAACCAAATCTTGGATTAA